In the Deinococcus humi genome, one interval contains:
- a CDS encoding ABC transporter substrate-binding protein yields the protein MIKLTKPFPLLLTLALSVTAAQTLELYNDKPDWNNNYTKVGELGAKSGAGFKGVTFADTSSYQAAVRTSLSTSKAPGLFTWWSGYRMKDLVESGNLQDLTALWQKYQKAGEYGSDLAKAFTFDGKIYALPNNVAYWAVFYNKKAYKDAGITPPTTWAQLEANNAKLKAKGVTAFGQSVDGRWPAFIWFEEFLTRQDPDLYEKLVVGKAKYTDPGVTKVFTTWKGWIDKGYMTPASTGFGSGGTNGMAKLFAQGKLANILAGDWYSATISGTGMKPGEDYGVFILPTMNVKSKPVIIYEASPLIVAKNSANKAQALKAADFWMSSKAQTLWSNLQSFTPVNNEVTVDNPVTKELTTALSKNKPRLINRIWEATPTEIIEPGVDELSKFMLNPGTQRQVQVNLQKLADAYWSKQK from the coding sequence ATGATCAAGCTCACCAAACCGTTTCCGCTGCTCCTGACCCTCGCCCTCTCCGTGACCGCCGCACAGACATTGGAGCTGTACAACGACAAGCCTGACTGGAACAACAACTACACCAAGGTCGGTGAATTGGGCGCAAAATCTGGCGCGGGTTTCAAAGGCGTCACGTTTGCCGACACCAGTTCCTATCAAGCGGCAGTGCGGACCTCGCTCAGCACCAGCAAAGCGCCAGGACTGTTTACGTGGTGGTCCGGCTACCGCATGAAAGACCTGGTGGAGTCCGGCAACCTCCAAGACCTGACCGCCTTGTGGCAGAAATACCAGAAGGCTGGGGAATACGGCTCAGACCTTGCCAAAGCCTTTACCTTTGATGGCAAGATTTACGCGCTGCCGAACAACGTGGCGTACTGGGCAGTGTTCTACAACAAGAAAGCCTACAAGGATGCGGGCATTACGCCACCGACCACCTGGGCACAGCTGGAGGCCAACAACGCCAAGCTCAAAGCCAAGGGCGTGACGGCCTTCGGGCAGTCCGTGGATGGCCGCTGGCCCGCCTTCATTTGGTTTGAAGAATTCCTGACCCGTCAGGACCCTGATCTGTACGAGAAACTGGTAGTGGGCAAGGCCAAGTACACCGATCCGGGGGTGACCAAAGTCTTCACCACCTGGAAGGGCTGGATTGACAAGGGCTATATGACGCCTGCCAGCACCGGCTTCGGTTCGGGCGGCACCAATGGTATGGCCAAGCTGTTCGCGCAGGGCAAACTGGCCAACATCCTGGCGGGCGACTGGTACAGCGCCACCATTTCCGGGACAGGGATGAAACCCGGCGAGGACTACGGTGTGTTCATCCTGCCCACCATGAATGTGAAATCCAAGCCGGTCATCATCTATGAGGCCAGCCCGCTGATCGTCGCCAAGAACTCGGCCAATAAAGCCCAAGCGCTCAAGGCCGCCGATTTCTGGATGTCTTCCAAGGCTCAGACGCTCTGGAGCAACCTGCAAAGCTTCACGCCAGTCAACAACGAGGTGACGGTGGACAATCCGGTCACTAAAGAACTGACTACCGCTTTGAGCAAGAACAAGCCGCGTCTGATCAACCGCATCTGGGAGGCCACCCCCACCGAGATCATTGAACCCGGCGTGGACGAGCTGAGCAAATTCATGCTCAATCCCGGTACCCAGCGGCAGGTGCAGGTCAATCTCCAGAAGTTGGCCGACGCCTACTGGAGCAAGCAGAAATAA
- a CDS encoding SDR family oxidoreductase: MDVQGKVVIITGASMGIGAATAQVFAEAGAKLVLAARSVDKLDAVAAGLPDGTETLTVPTDMTDQAQVQALIKAARQRFGQVDILINNAGQAAVGAVATVNPDHYRQIIELNLLGPLHAMQAVIPDMRKQGGGVIINISSNVSKMAIPGIGAYASTKYALNGLTLTARNELAADNIRVVLFHPGQTATDFGANARRSNPGDGPRPTSEQAEVMRQPDSAEDVARQILEAALQEPAEAGMPMHR; this comes from the coding sequence ATGGACGTGCAAGGAAAAGTGGTCATCATCACCGGGGCTTCAATGGGCATCGGCGCGGCGACGGCGCAAGTCTTCGCCGAGGCGGGTGCAAAGTTGGTTCTCGCGGCGCGGTCGGTGGACAAGTTGGACGCGGTGGCCGCCGGGCTGCCGGATGGCACCGAAACGCTGACCGTTCCGACCGACATGACCGATCAGGCGCAGGTGCAGGCGCTCATCAAGGCGGCCCGGCAACGTTTCGGCCAGGTCGATATCCTGATCAATAACGCAGGTCAGGCGGCGGTGGGTGCAGTCGCCACCGTCAACCCCGATCACTACCGCCAGATCATCGAGCTGAACCTGCTCGGCCCGCTGCACGCCATGCAAGCGGTCATTCCGGATATGCGAAAGCAGGGTGGCGGCGTCATCATCAACATCAGCAGCAACGTCAGCAAGATGGCGATTCCCGGCATCGGGGCTTACGCCTCCACCAAGTATGCCCTCAACGGCCTGACGCTGACGGCCCGGAACGAGCTGGCGGCAGACAATATCCGGGTTGTCCTCTTTCACCCCGGCCAGACCGCCACCGACTTCGGTGCGAACGCCCGGCGCAGCAACCCCGGTGACGGCCCGCGCCCGACAAGTGAGCAGGCCGAAGTCATGCGCCAGCCGGATTCGGCGGAGGACGTGGCGCGGCAGATACTGGAAGCCGCCCTTCAAGAACCCGCCGAGGCCGGAATGCCCATGCACCGCTGA
- a CDS encoding TetR/AcrR family transcriptional regulator — protein sequence MTDINEPAPPAAPKRADARRNEQTLLDAAAALFVTSGVEVPVRDIAAKAGVGTGTIYRHFPTRADLIIAVYRHQVEVCAEAGPALLSSSASPYAALRQWTGLFVDFLTTKHGLAAVLRTDNDEFKALHAYFLGRLVPVCAALLSAAVEAGEVHSEIEAQELMRGVGSLCIGAADPQYNARRMVDLLITGLRHG from the coding sequence ATGACCGACATCAACGAGCCGGCGCCACCTGCGGCGCCCAAACGGGCGGACGCCCGGCGCAATGAACAGACGCTGCTTGACGCTGCCGCCGCCCTCTTCGTCACCTCCGGCGTGGAGGTGCCAGTGCGTGACATCGCTGCCAAGGCCGGTGTGGGGACCGGCACCATCTACCGGCACTTCCCGACCCGCGCCGATCTCATCATCGCGGTCTACCGGCATCAGGTGGAGGTCTGCGCCGAGGCTGGTCCCGCCCTGCTGTCCAGCAGCGCCAGCCCTTACGCTGCCCTGCGGCAGTGGACCGGGCTGTTCGTCGATTTCCTCACCACCAAGCATGGGCTCGCCGCCGTGCTGCGAACGGACAACGACGAGTTCAAGGCGCTGCACGCCTATTTCCTCGGCCGCCTGGTGCCGGTGTGTGCGGCGCTGCTGAGCGCCGCCGTGGAGGCGGGTGAAGTTCACTCAGAGATCGAGGCCCAGGAATTGATGCGTGGCGTGGGCAGCCTCTGCATCGGTGCCGCTGACCCCCAGTACAACGCCCGCCGCATGGTGGACCTGCTCATCACCGGACTGCGGCATGGGTGA
- a CDS encoding carbohydrate ABC transporter permease encodes MTVTQQGRTPARPTSARRRPASTLAPYLFVLPAVFFVVVFLLAPMLYTFWQSFTDADGLRTPNFVGLRNYAELFTSSNFTLSLRNTVIWVVASVVLPVSLAFALALALERVVGGNFFRTALYLPSTLAAAAAGVLFSFIFDPTSGVLNAALGALGFDSLSRTEWLFRSPLNTMAMIATYTWQSVGANLMIFLIGLQSLPREPLEAAKIDGASGLKFTRLITLPLMTPYVTIAALMAAVNGFKVFDLIWVMTQGGPARSSETLAVTMYREGFILFHQGVSAAIAVVISLIALAFSYFYLRNVMDKESHV; translated from the coding sequence ATGACCGTGACCCAGCAGGGCCGCACCCCGGCCAGACCTACCTCTGCCAGACGCCGCCCAGCTTCCACGCTGGCCCCTTACCTGTTCGTGCTGCCGGCCGTTTTCTTCGTGGTGGTTTTTTTGCTTGCCCCCATGCTGTACACCTTTTGGCAGAGTTTTACCGATGCCGACGGTCTACGGACGCCCAACTTTGTAGGCCTCAGGAACTACGCCGAGTTGTTCACCAGTTCCAACTTCACTCTCTCCCTTCGCAACACCGTGATCTGGGTGGTAGCGTCGGTGGTCCTGCCCGTCAGTCTGGCCTTCGCGCTAGCGCTGGCGCTGGAACGGGTGGTGGGCGGCAATTTTTTTCGTACAGCGCTCTATCTACCGTCCACCCTGGCGGCAGCGGCGGCAGGCGTGCTGTTCAGCTTTATCTTCGATCCCACCAGCGGTGTGCTCAATGCGGCCCTGGGCGCTCTGGGGTTCGACTCGCTGAGCCGCACTGAATGGCTGTTCCGCTCGCCTCTGAACACCATGGCCATGATCGCCACCTACACCTGGCAAAGTGTGGGAGCCAACCTGATGATCTTTCTGATCGGCTTGCAAAGCTTGCCGCGCGAGCCGCTGGAGGCCGCCAAGATTGATGGGGCCAGCGGTCTGAAGTTCACTCGCCTGATCACCCTGCCGCTGATGACCCCTTACGTCACCATCGCCGCATTGATGGCGGCGGTCAACGGCTTTAAGGTCTTTGACCTGATCTGGGTGATGACCCAGGGCGGCCCGGCCCGCAGCAGCGAAACGCTGGCCGTCACTATGTACCGCGAGGGCTTCATCCTCTTTCACCAGGGGGTGAGTGCGGCTATCGCGGTGGTCATCTCGTTGATCGCCCTGGCCTTCTCGTACTTCTACCTGCGAAACGTGATGGACAAGGAGAGCCACGTATGA
- a CDS encoding alcohol dehydrogenase catalytic domain-containing protein gives MLSWPFFGGGLSGVGVGGQPVLEAIPNPGPDELLVRVDAVTLCASDGKMLRLGASYPLLRGRDLAAQPTRLGHEVALTVVAVGQQRRGTYRVGQRLALQPDAFVGGERRCFGVTLPGGLTEYLVLGSDVLEGDGGPYVFSVDDLDPDGRLSLADVAVTEPWACVEMAYQPKRRLRPLKGGRLWIHGDSAAAGFVLPTFASGEVVLSGEARDYAQTLGTKGHAVRAAELADVLDGSQTFDDIILLDPTDGLPELALPLLSRGGLLNLSVSVDNTRRYETNVDASRLHYEPISLVGQAGPDISAAYGEHRAELRPGGTLLIHGAGGAMGRMHLERALSLPTPPSTIVATNRGVARLLELKTSFAERAAERGITLKLISPVQQPGLLEAEARRLGGFDDVVVNIPSVTEMQYAAGFLRQDGLLALFAGIPEGQSLCLPLQNVAHFRAEFTGTSGSTMADQRRVIQKTLSGELEATSVIAAVCGLRAAREGLAAVMDGRYTGKIIVYPPLLDLPLLGLEELLAVAPTVHARLREGRWTKAAEKALFAQFARPDGPEAIRP, from the coding sequence ATGCTCTCATGGCCGTTCTTCGGAGGCGGACTGAGCGGCGTGGGCGTTGGTGGACAGCCGGTGTTGGAAGCCATTCCCAACCCTGGCCCTGATGAGCTGCTCGTCAGGGTGGACGCGGTGACGCTGTGCGCCTCGGATGGCAAGATGCTGCGGCTGGGAGCCAGCTATCCCCTGCTGCGCGGACGTGACCTGGCGGCGCAGCCTACCCGCCTGGGCCATGAAGTCGCGCTGACCGTGGTGGCGGTGGGTCAGCAGCGGCGCGGGACGTACCGGGTGGGTCAGCGGCTGGCCCTGCAACCCGACGCGTTCGTGGGGGGCGAGCGCCGCTGCTTCGGGGTGACGCTGCCCGGCGGCCTGACCGAGTATCTGGTGCTGGGCAGCGATGTCCTTGAAGGCGACGGTGGGCCCTACGTCTTTTCGGTAGATGACCTGGACCCGGATGGGCGGCTCAGTCTCGCGGACGTGGCCGTCACCGAGCCGTGGGCCTGCGTGGAGATGGCCTATCAGCCCAAACGGCGACTCCGGCCCCTGAAGGGCGGACGCCTCTGGATTCATGGGGACAGTGCGGCGGCGGGGTTTGTGCTCCCCACATTCGCAAGCGGTGAGGTGGTTCTGAGTGGAGAAGCGCGGGACTATGCGCAGACGCTGGGCACAAAGGGTCATGCGGTCAGGGCAGCCGAACTGGCAGACGTGTTAGACGGTTCACAGACCTTTGACGACATCATCCTGCTTGACCCAACCGATGGTCTTCCCGAACTTGCACTGCCGCTCCTCTCGCGAGGTGGGCTGCTGAACTTGAGTGTCTCGGTAGACAACACGCGGCGCTATGAAACCAATGTGGACGCCAGTCGATTGCACTATGAACCGATCAGCCTGGTAGGTCAGGCAGGACCAGACATCAGCGCCGCTTACGGTGAACACCGAGCCGAATTGCGCCCCGGCGGCACGTTGCTGATCCACGGCGCGGGCGGAGCGATGGGCCGGATGCATCTGGAACGCGCCCTGAGTCTGCCAACTCCACCCAGCACCATCGTTGCTACCAACCGAGGGGTGGCGCGGCTCTTGGAATTGAAGACGTCCTTCGCAGAGCGGGCGGCCGAACGTGGCATCACGCTGAAGCTCATCAGCCCCGTGCAGCAACCGGGCCTTCTGGAGGCAGAAGCGCGGCGGTTGGGTGGTTTTGACGATGTGGTGGTGAATATTCCCAGCGTGACTGAGATGCAGTACGCTGCTGGTTTTCTCCGCCAGGATGGGCTGCTGGCCCTCTTCGCAGGCATTCCAGAAGGCCAAAGCCTGTGCCTGCCACTGCAAAACGTCGCCCACTTCCGCGCCGAGTTTACCGGCACCAGCGGCTCCACCATGGCTGATCAGCGCCGGGTAATTCAAAAAACACTGAGCGGTGAGTTGGAAGCCACATCGGTCATCGCGGCAGTGTGCGGCCTGCGGGCGGCGCGGGAGGGGCTGGCTGCCGTGATGGACGGGCGCTACACCGGCAAGATCATCGTGTATCCACCGCTGCTGGATTTGCCGCTGCTGGGGCTGGAGGAGTT
- a CDS encoding SDR family NAD(P)-dependent oxidoreductase gives MGNGEFIFVTGGGSGIGRAFALHFSGLGYGVAVADLNGQAAETTAQDIRTAGGQALSFALDVSDFAATQSVAAQVLDAFGQVDVVFANAGVLSPADYFDVQPADWDLSLDVNVKGVAYTCRAFIPSMMARKQGRILTTASYNGFRAGAHVIPYRVTKAAVVMYTRCLALLLAESGITVNAICPGVTLTPMQLEYAEKTAGERGITREAYLAERTAKIPMHELTTVEDLNALAEFLASKGSRLITGQAIAVDGGVLVSS, from the coding sequence ATGGGGAATGGTGAATTCATTTTCGTCACGGGAGGCGGCAGCGGCATCGGGCGGGCCTTTGCTCTGCATTTCTCAGGGCTGGGCTACGGCGTGGCAGTGGCGGACCTGAACGGACAGGCCGCTGAGACCACAGCGCAGGACATCCGCACGGCCGGCGGTCAGGCCCTTAGCTTCGCACTGGACGTGAGCGACTTTGCCGCCACCCAGAGCGTCGCGGCGCAGGTACTGGACGCTTTCGGACAGGTGGATGTGGTCTTTGCCAACGCCGGGGTACTGAGTCCCGCCGATTACTTTGATGTGCAGCCTGCTGACTGGGACCTATCGCTGGACGTAAACGTCAAGGGCGTGGCGTACACCTGCCGGGCCTTTATCCCCAGCATGATGGCACGCAAACAGGGGCGTATCCTGACCACTGCGTCCTACAACGGGTTCCGGGCTGGAGCACATGTCATTCCCTACCGCGTGACCAAAGCGGCGGTAGTGATGTATACCCGCTGCCTGGCGCTGCTGCTGGCCGAATCCGGCATCACGGTGAACGCCATCTGTCCCGGCGTGACCCTCACCCCTATGCAGCTCGAATACGCTGAGAAAACGGCTGGGGAGCGCGGTATCACCCGCGAGGCATACCTGGCGGAGCGGACCGCCAAGATCCCTATGCACGAGCTGACCACCGTGGAAGACTTGAACGCGCTGGCAGAATTTCTGGCCTCCAAAGGAAGCCGCCTGATCACTGGACAAGCAATTGCAGTGGACGGTGGGGTGCTGGTGTCCTCGTGA
- a CDS encoding ROK family protein has translation MTFQDAVLALDIGGTHITAASVDASGLGPQIRSAVDGEASATEILDIWAEAALLGAGETPVAAVSISAPGPFDYAEGIARFDHKLYALTDLDIGAALRERWTGTPLDGLPISYINDAVAFALGEFTVHQGSGVRRLLGLTLGTGLGSGFIVEGRPVSAGEDVPPGGEVWQLPFRGGIAEDTLSAPALRRAYHVLSGMELDAREITQHAEAGDNHAIQVYREFGRDLAAALLPCIQAFRPDLIVLGGQVSRAWPLFEMPLRAGLAPFTTICSDLLDEANLLGAAALYRPMLGLSPPFHVR, from the coding sequence GTGACTTTCCAAGACGCGGTACTGGCGCTGGATATCGGCGGCACGCATATCACGGCGGCAAGCGTAGATGCCAGCGGTCTGGGGCCACAAATCCGTTCTGCGGTCGACGGCGAGGCCAGCGCCACGGAGATTCTGGACATCTGGGCGGAAGCGGCGCTGCTGGGTGCGGGCGAGACGCCAGTTGCGGCGGTAAGCATCTCGGCTCCCGGGCCGTTTGATTACGCTGAAGGTATCGCCCGCTTCGACCACAAGCTGTACGCCCTGACGGATCTGGATATTGGCGCTGCCTTGCGGGAACGCTGGACTGGCACACCGCTCGACGGCCTGCCCATCTCGTACATCAACGACGCGGTGGCCTTCGCATTGGGCGAATTCACAGTCCATCAGGGGAGCGGCGTCCGTCGCTTGCTGGGCTTGACCCTGGGCACCGGTCTGGGCAGCGGCTTCATCGTGGAGGGCCGCCCGGTTTCGGCAGGCGAGGACGTGCCGCCGGGCGGAGAAGTGTGGCAGCTGCCCTTTCGCGGCGGAATTGCCGAGGACACTCTCAGTGCCCCCGCCCTGCGCCGCGCTTACCACGTCCTGAGCGGCATGGAACTGGACGCCCGTGAGATCACGCAACACGCAGAGGCAGGCGACAACCATGCCATTCAGGTCTACCGCGAATTCGGACGCGATCTGGCCGCCGCCCTGCTGCCCTGCATCCAGGCCTTTCGCCCCGATCTGATCGTGCTTGGTGGTCAGGTCTCCCGCGCCTGGCCGCTATTTGAAATGCCGCTGCGGGCCGGACTCGCTCCCTTCACGACCATATGCAGTGACCTGCTGGACGAGGCCAATCTACTGGGCGCGGCGGCGCTGTACCGGCCCATGCTGGGGCTGAGTCCACCGTTCCATGTGCGTTGA
- a CDS encoding carbohydrate ABC transporter permease: protein MTTTTRGFTPPNAGRSARERKERTRMVAGGMLGGIICVFWLLPLLLVFMNAFKDKREYNMGESWRLPQSFHLWENLQNAWAQGLGSGFVNSLSYGLVGAAGAILLASLAAFGIVRLKMPRGLWWFLLIYSGTIFPFQVYLIPLFKAYTSFGLYDTWIGMVLFYIAICIPFCTFVMRGFFVSMPWDFQEAAKLDGCNDWMIFWKIMLPLTRAPMLVLLLFQFTWIWNDLLFGLVLSKSENVRPIMPTLAGMQGIYAGSDGPTLIAAVMIASLPTLLLFLLLRPYFMQGLRLSSVGD from the coding sequence ATGACCACGACGACGCGGGGCTTCACTCCACCCAACGCGGGCAGGTCGGCGCGGGAGCGCAAGGAACGCACCCGCATGGTGGCGGGCGGCATGCTGGGCGGCATCATTTGCGTGTTCTGGCTGCTGCCGCTGCTGCTTGTCTTCATGAACGCCTTCAAGGACAAGCGCGAGTACAACATGGGCGAGAGCTGGCGACTGCCGCAGAGCTTTCACCTGTGGGAGAACCTGCAAAATGCCTGGGCGCAGGGCCTGGGCAGTGGCTTCGTCAACAGCCTGAGTTATGGTCTGGTCGGTGCGGCGGGGGCCATTCTGCTGGCATCGCTGGCCGCCTTCGGCATCGTGCGGTTGAAAATGCCGCGTGGGCTGTGGTGGTTCCTGCTCATCTATTCCGGCACCATCTTTCCCTTTCAGGTCTACCTGATTCCGCTATTCAAGGCGTATACCAGCTTTGGTCTGTACGACACCTGGATCGGGATGGTGCTGTTCTACATCGCCATTTGCATTCCTTTTTGTACCTTCGTGATGCGCGGCTTCTTCGTCTCGATGCCCTGGGATTTTCAAGAGGCGGCCAAGCTGGACGGCTGCAACGATTGGATGATTTTCTGGAAGATCATGCTTCCGTTGACGCGCGCGCCGATGCTGGTGTTGCTGCTGTTCCAGTTCACCTGGATCTGGAATGACCTGCTGTTCGGCCTGGTCCTCAGCAAATCTGAAAACGTGCGCCCGATCATGCCCACCCTGGCCGGAATGCAGGGCATCTACGCGGGCAGCGACGGCCCCACATTGATCGCGGCGGTCATGATCGCCAGCCTGCCCACCCTGCTGCTGTTCCTGTTGCTGCGGCCCTATTTCATGCAGGGACTGAGGCTGAGCAGCGTGGGCGACTGA
- a CDS encoding AGE family epimerase/isomerase, whose amino-acid sequence MNTPTLAPLRPQVEAFLSSALPLWFKEGLDSAQGMFVEALSFDGQPLRNLPRRARVQARQLYALGLAHERGEFVGSAQNHAALMECIMKSVTCSYGAPGGGFYTLVSAEGQVLNSERVLYDQAFYLMALAWLYRVTCKASYRDAAERLWIFIETLRDPNSGGFQISDALKPGPRQQNPHMHLFEACLLCAELLGKVPWMARADELYTLLQIRFLDTATGPQPFLREFFTADWQPDPVSGDHLDPGHHYEWTWLLSRYRVLSGAAVPELPLLYTTARTWGTDRTGLAYDEILPQGRELRSTKRLWVQCEVLKGHLAYWRWNGDLEALERAQHVLQSILTHYLTPQGTWFDQLSRDCKNISKNSPSSTLYHLYVALNEALPVLAATP is encoded by the coding sequence GTGAACACCCCTACCCTCGCTCCGCTGCGCCCACAGGTGGAGGCCTTTTTGTCCTCTGCTCTGCCGCTGTGGTTCAAGGAGGGTCTGGATTCGGCACAGGGCATGTTCGTGGAAGCGCTGAGCTTCGACGGTCAACCCCTGCGTAACCTGCCGCGCCGCGCCCGCGTGCAGGCCCGTCAGCTCTACGCACTGGGACTTGCCCACGAGCGGGGTGAATTCGTTGGCTCCGCCCAGAACCACGCAGCGCTGATGGAGTGCATCATGAAGTCGGTGACCTGCAGCTACGGCGCACCAGGCGGCGGCTTTTACACCCTGGTCAGCGCTGAAGGTCAAGTGCTGAACTCGGAGCGCGTGCTGTATGACCAGGCTTTTTATCTGATGGCCCTGGCCTGGCTTTACCGCGTGACGTGCAAGGCCAGTTACCGTGACGCCGCAGAGCGCCTGTGGATATTTATCGAGACCCTGCGTGATCCGAACAGTGGCGGCTTCCAGATCAGCGACGCGCTGAAACCTGGGCCTCGCCAGCAGAACCCGCATATGCACCTGTTTGAAGCCTGTCTGCTGTGCGCCGAGTTGCTGGGCAAGGTGCCCTGGATGGCGCGTGCGGACGAACTTTACACGCTGTTGCAGATACGCTTTCTGGATACCGCGACTGGCCCACAGCCTTTCCTGCGCGAATTCTTCACGGCGGACTGGCAGCCCGATCCGGTCAGTGGTGATCATCTGGACCCCGGCCACCATTACGAGTGGACCTGGCTGCTGAGCCGCTACCGCGTGCTGAGCGGCGCGGCGGTCCCCGAATTGCCGTTGCTCTACACGACGGCCCGCACCTGGGGAACGGACCGCACGGGTCTGGCCTACGATGAAATTCTGCCGCAAGGCCGTGAACTGCGTTCCACCAAACGGCTGTGGGTACAGTGCGAGGTTCTCAAAGGTCACCTGGCCTACTGGCGCTGGAATGGCGACCTGGAGGCTCTGGAACGTGCCCAGCACGTTCTTCAGAGCATCCTAACCCACTACCTCACGCCACAAGGGACCTGGTTTGACCAGTTGTCGCGGGACTGTAAGAACATCAGCAAAAATTCGCCGTCCAGCACGCTGTATCACCTCTACGTGGCGCTGAACGAGGCACTGCCCGTGCTGGCGGCAACACCGTGA
- a CDS encoding class I mannose-6-phosphate isomerase: MTIQLDGPASDIAQRLPSNYDKFPKIAVPGQQAWRGWPQVLSELRRHAGQQTGAPLIVVDTYPGTDLNELQAAAAQQWPDYELIDAEEAALDGDSLGALLKRFLTPDRVLGVMAPHTLREFYDADKLEALAARLTRRTQPTLVYGWGASLAAPDPAVLVLADLARWEIQMRLRSGQGNWHAGNGGEDILRKYKRGFFVEWRVADRHKQSLSGQMDFYLETNTAGQPMMIARAAYEASLNAAASRPFRTVPFFDPGIWGGQWLREVCDLDRGTDNFAWGFDGVPEENSVLFDYGREDGAALEMPAQNLVLERPRELLGEITHARFGTEFPIRFDFLDTIQGGNLSLQVHPLTAYIQQHFGMSYTQDESYYLLDADETALVYLGLKNGVDKQQMLADLQNAQQTGHFDAERYVNALPARKHDHFSIPAGTVHCSGSGAMVLEISATPYIFTFKLWDWGRVGLDGQPRPIHLQHGAANIQWERDADWVEKNLLHLTQPVGSGEGWREESTGLSELEFIETRRHWFSVPVHHDTHGTVNILNLVEGREAVVQSPTGAFEPFTVHYAETFIVPAAVGEYVIRPAVEDQEVATIKAYVRGTGR, encoded by the coding sequence ATGACTATTCAATTGGATGGCCCCGCCAGCGACATTGCCCAGCGCCTACCCTCCAACTACGACAAGTTCCCGAAGATCGCCGTGCCCGGTCAGCAGGCGTGGCGTGGCTGGCCCCAGGTGCTGTCCGAACTGCGCCGTCACGCCGGTCAGCAGACCGGAGCGCCGTTGATCGTGGTGGACACCTATCCCGGCACCGATCTGAACGAACTCCAGGCCGCTGCCGCCCAGCAGTGGCCTGACTACGAACTGATTGACGCTGAGGAGGCCGCCCTGGACGGTGACAGCCTTGGCGCGCTGTTGAAACGCTTCCTGACGCCTGACCGAGTGCTGGGTGTGATGGCGCCGCACACGCTGCGCGAGTTTTACGACGCCGACAAATTGGAAGCTCTCGCCGCACGGCTGACCCGCCGCACCCAGCCCACGCTGGTCTACGGCTGGGGCGCGTCGCTGGCAGCTCCGGACCCCGCAGTGCTGGTGCTGGCCGATCTGGCCCGCTGGGAAATTCAGATGCGGCTGCGAAGCGGTCAGGGCAACTGGCACGCGGGCAACGGCGGTGAGGACATCCTCCGCAAATACAAACGCGGCTTCTTCGTGGAGTGGCGGGTGGCAGACCGCCACAAACAAAGTCTCAGTGGCCAGATGGATTTTTATCTGGAGACCAATACAGCGGGCCAGCCGATGATGATTGCGCGTGCCGCGTACGAGGCCAGCCTGAACGCCGCTGCCTCGCGCCCCTTCCGCACGGTGCCGTTCTTTGACCCCGGCATATGGGGTGGGCAATGGCTCAGAGAAGTCTGCGATCTGGACCGGGGTACGGACAACTTCGCATGGGGCTTCGACGGCGTGCCGGAAGAAAATAGCGTGCTGTTTGATTATGGACGCGAGGACGGCGCGGCGCTGGAAATGCCCGCCCAGAATCTGGTGCTGGAGCGGCCCCGCGAACTACTGGGCGAGATCACCCATGCCCGCTTCGGCACGGAATTTCCGATTCGCTTCGATTTTCTGGACACCATCCAAGGCGGCAACCTCTCGCTGCAAGTCCATCCGCTGACCGCCTACATCCAGCAGCATTTCGGCATGTCTTACACCCAGGACGAGAGCTACTACCTGTTAGATGCGGACGAGACTGCGCTGGTGTACCTGGGCCTGAAAAACGGCGTTGACAAGCAGCAGATGCTCGCTGATCTGCAAAACGCGCAGCAGACCGGACACTTTGACGCCGAACGCTATGTCAACGCTCTGCCCGCCCGCAAACACGATCACTTCTCCATTCCAGCAGGCACGGTCCACTGCTCCGGCAGCGGCGCGATGGTCCTGGAAATCTCGGCCACACCGTACATCTTTACCTTCAAGCTGTGGGACTGGGGCCGGGTGGGCCTGGACGGTCAGCCGCGCCCCATTCACCTTCAGCATGGGGCGGCCAATATCCAGTGGGAGCGCGACGCCGATTGGGTGGAGAAAAATCTGCTGCACCTCACCCAGCCTGTCGGCAGCGGCGAGGGCTGGCGCGAGGAAAGCACCGGACTGAGCGAGCTGGAATTTATCGAGACCCGCCGCCACTGGTTCAGCGTGCCTGTGCATCACGATACCCACGGCACCGTGAATATTCTCAATCTGGTCGAGGGCCGTGAAGCGGTGGTGCAAAGCCCTACGGGTGCCTTTGAACCGTTCACGGTGCATTACGCCGAGACTTTTATCGTTCCTGCCGCTGTCGGGGAGTACGTCATCCGGCCTGCTGTGGAAGATCAGGAAGTCGCTACCATCAAGGCCTACGTGCGCGGGACCGGGCGGTGA